The Tenrec ecaudatus isolate mTenEca1 chromosome 14, mTenEca1.hap1, whole genome shotgun sequence genome contains a region encoding:
- the LOC142425490 gene encoding olfactory receptor 11H4-like has translation MNSSVTSTVTEFVLLGLPGGQDMQIFFFSLFLGIYVFTITGNGAIVCAVRWDQRLHTPMYMLLGNFAFLEIWYTTSTVPSMLANSLSETKTISFVGCFLQFYFFTSLAATETYFLCIMAYDRYLAICHPLHYPAIMTLQFCYILMSLCWVFGFLTYSVSMVQLSQLDFCGPNIIDHFLCDMDPLMALSCAPSPVTEIVFYILSSLIIILTLLYILGSYTLLLIAVFKVPSAAGRRKAFSTCGSHLTVVCLFYGALSVMYISPTFDIPAEIQKIITLFYSVITPFLNPLIYSLRNKEMKAALKKLLRLERA, from the coding sequence ATGAACAGTTCAGTGACAAGCACCGTAACTGAGTTTGTCCTCCTAGGCTTACCTGGTGGCCAAGACATGCAAATCTTCTTCTTCTCCCTGTTCCTCGGAATCTATGTGTTCACCATCACAGGAAACGGTGCCATTGTATGTGCTGTGAGGTGGGACCAACGACTCCACACCCCGATGTATATGCTCCTAGGGAACTTTGCTTTCCTGGAAATCTGGTACACCACTTCCACGGTGCCCAGCATGCTGGCTAATTCCCTCTCAGAGACAAAAACCATCTCCTTTGTTGGCTGTTTCCTTCAGTTCTATTTCTTCACTTCCCTTGCTGCAACTGAAACGTATTTTCTCTGCATCATGGCATATGATCGATACCTTGCCATCTGCCACCCACTACACTACCCTGCCATTATGACCCTACAGTTCTGCTATATTTTGATGTCCCTTTGCTGGGTATTTGGGTTTCTTACTTACTCGGTCTCCATGGTGCAACTCTCCCAATTGGATTTCTGTGGGCCCAACATCATTGATCACTTTTTGTGTGACATGGACCCACTGATGGCTCTGTCCTGTGCTCCATCTCCTGTCACGGAGATTGTGTTCTATATCCTGAGCTCCCTCATTATCATCCTCACTCTGCTGTATATCCTTGGCTCCTATACCCTTTTACTGATAGCTGTATTCAAAGTCCCTTCAGCAGCTGGCCGAAGAAAGGCCTTTTCCACCTGTGGATCGCATCTGACAGTGGTGTGTTTATTCTATGGGGCCCTCTCGGTAATGTATATAAGCCCCACATTTGATATCCCAgctgaaattcagaagattataaCTTTGTTCTATTCTGTGATCACTCCCTTCTTAAACCCTCTGATTTACAGCTTACGAAACAAGGAGATGAAGGCTGCACTGAAGAAACTCTTGAGGTTAGAACGAGCATAA